One genomic region from Muriicola soli encodes:
- the mnmG gene encoding tRNA uridine-5-carboxymethylaminomethyl(34) synthesis enzyme MnmG, whose protein sequence is MFEKEYDVIVVGGGHAGAEAAASAANMGSKTLLVTMNLQTIGQMSCNPAMGGIAKGQIVREIDALGGYSGIVSDKSAIQYKMLNKSKGPAMWSPRTQNDRMRFAEEWRLMLERTPNVDFYQEMVSGLLIEKGRIAGVRTSLGLDIKAKSVVLTNGTFLNGLIHIGDKQFGGGRAGERAATGITEQLTDIGFESGRMKTGTPPRVDGRSLDYTKMIPQPGDPHPEKFSYLDTIVLKSQRDCHMTHTSREVHDLLKEGFDRSPMFNGRIKSIGPRYCPSIEDKIHRFADKDSHQIFVEPEGWDTVEVYVNGFSTSLPEDVQFKALRSVKGFEKVKFFRPGYAIEYDYFPPTQLKHTLETKIIENLYFAGQINGTTGYEEAASQGLMAGVNAHLKINDLPPFTLQRDEAYIGVLIDDLITKGTEEPYRMFTSRAEYRTLLRQDNADLRLTPKGYAIGLASEERLRKMMEKEEKSKEFIDFFRSTSFNPEDMNTILEDVDSSPVKQADKMYKVFSRPRVSMDHMLRLKEVADYVKHNDLDKEVMDQAEIQVKYSGYIEKEKNNADKLQRLENIKIPDHFDYSKLKSLSYEAREKLQAIRPVTISQASRISGVSPSDISVLLVFLGR, encoded by the coding sequence ATGTTTGAGAAGGAATATGATGTAATAGTAGTTGGAGGAGGCCATGCTGGTGCTGAGGCTGCAGCTTCAGCCGCTAATATGGGATCTAAAACGCTTTTGGTGACCATGAATCTGCAGACAATAGGTCAGATGTCATGTAATCCGGCAATGGGCGGAATAGCCAAAGGACAAATTGTTCGGGAAATTGATGCTCTGGGAGGTTATAGCGGAATAGTTTCTGATAAGTCGGCCATCCAGTATAAAATGCTCAATAAGAGCAAGGGTCCTGCTATGTGGAGTCCGCGGACCCAGAATGACAGAATGAGATTTGCCGAAGAATGGAGATTAATGTTGGAACGAACGCCTAATGTTGACTTCTATCAGGAGATGGTTAGTGGCTTGCTTATAGAAAAAGGGAGAATTGCAGGTGTAAGGACATCACTTGGTTTAGATATTAAGGCTAAATCAGTGGTCCTTACTAATGGTACTTTTTTAAATGGCTTAATACATATTGGGGATAAACAGTTTGGAGGAGGAAGGGCTGGTGAAAGAGCGGCTACCGGTATTACAGAACAATTAACGGATATCGGCTTCGAAAGCGGAAGAATGAAAACTGGAACACCACCCAGAGTGGATGGCAGATCCCTGGATTATACCAAAATGATTCCGCAGCCTGGAGATCCGCATCCCGAGAAATTTTCATATTTAGACACAATAGTCCTTAAAAGTCAGCGAGATTGTCACATGACCCATACTTCTAGGGAAGTGCACGATTTGCTAAAAGAAGGCTTTGATCGATCTCCCATGTTCAATGGAAGAATAAAGAGCATAGGTCCTCGCTATTGCCCTTCTATAGAAGATAAGATCCATAGGTTTGCTGATAAAGACAGTCATCAAATCTTTGTTGAGCCTGAAGGTTGGGATACCGTTGAAGTCTATGTCAATGGCTTCTCAACTTCGCTTCCTGAGGATGTTCAATTTAAAGCCCTTAGATCGGTAAAAGGATTTGAAAAAGTGAAGTTCTTTCGTCCCGGATATGCAATTGAGTATGATTATTTTCCTCCTACCCAGTTAAAGCACACTCTAGAGACCAAGATTATTGAGAATTTATATTTTGCCGGTCAGATAAATGGTACTACTGGTTATGAAGAAGCAGCTTCACAGGGATTAATGGCAGGTGTAAACGCGCATTTAAAGATAAATGATCTTCCTCCCTTTACTCTGCAAAGAGACGAGGCCTATATAGGGGTGTTGATAGATGATCTGATCACTAAAGGCACAGAAGAACCGTATAGGATGTTTACGTCCAGAGCTGAATACCGAACACTACTCAGACAAGACAATGCAGATCTGCGACTAACACCAAAGGGATATGCAATTGGACTTGCCTCCGAAGAACGGCTAAGGAAAATGATGGAGAAAGAGGAAAAATCAAAAGAATTTATAGATTTTTTCAGGTCAACAAGCTTTAATCCTGAAGACATGAATACTATCCTGGAGGATGTAGATTCTTCCCCGGTAAAACAGGCCGATAAGATGTATAAAGTATTTTCAAGGCCCAGAGTAAGTATGGACCATATGCTTAGATTAAAAGAAGTAGCGGACTATGTAAAACACAATGATCTGGATAAAGAAGTAATGGACCAGGCTGAAATCCAGGTGAAGTATTCAGGTTATATTGAAAAGGAAAAGAACAATGCCGATAAACTTCAGCGTTTGGAGAATATAAAGATTCCTGATCATTTCGATTATTCTAAATTAAAATCACTTTCATATGAGGCGCGAGAAAAGCTACAAGCCATTAGACCTGTGACTATCTCACAAGCATCGAGAATAAGCGGTGTATCGCCTAGTGATATAAGTGTTTTACTTGTTTTTCTTGGCCGTTAA
- a CDS encoding class I SAM-dependent methyltransferase, producing MIEYLNTRDYSITQEEFVLMYDEQRELLKTEPQPDNLDPYYQHEEYISHTDNNKTFLEKIYQLVKTIGLSRKRKWLQKFVLENSKVLDVGAGTGSFVAYLRDNDFNAVGVEPSDRARKLASIKGVSLSESIDEIAKQEFDAITLWHVLEHFKDLDREITKLKERLKTGGCLFIAVPNFRSYDAKHYGEYWAAYDVPRHLWHFSRAAIQNIFNKKGFQLMDTKPMLFDSFYIALLSEHYKHGRKRWLSAIWHGLRSNLYGFRTGEYSSLVYILRKRPE from the coding sequence ATGATTGAGTATTTAAATACGAGAGATTACAGCATTACCCAAGAAGAATTCGTCCTGATGTACGACGAACAAAGGGAACTACTGAAAACTGAGCCTCAGCCTGACAATTTAGATCCTTATTATCAGCATGAAGAATACATTTCACATACCGATAATAATAAAACATTTCTGGAGAAAATATACCAATTAGTAAAAACGATTGGTCTTTCAAGAAAAAGGAAATGGCTTCAGAAGTTTGTTCTTGAGAATAGTAAGGTGCTGGATGTTGGTGCAGGAACGGGATCTTTTGTTGCCTACTTAAGGGATAATGATTTTAATGCTGTAGGAGTAGAGCCTAGCGATAGAGCGAGGAAGTTAGCCTCAATCAAAGGGGTTTCTTTAAGCGAAAGCATTGATGAAATTGCAAAGCAGGAGTTTGATGCTATTACGCTCTGGCATGTATTGGAGCACTTCAAGGATCTGGACCGGGAAATTACTAAGCTCAAAGAGCGACTTAAAACAGGGGGTTGCCTTTTTATTGCTGTTCCCAACTTCCGTTCTTACGACGCTAAACACTACGGAGAATATTGGGCGGCTTATGACGTTCCTCGTCACCTCTGGCATTTTTCCAGGGCAGCAATTCAGAACATTTTTAATAAAAAGGGTTTTCAACTTATGGATACCAAACCTATGTTGTTCGACTCTTTTTATATCGCCTTGCTGTCTGAGCATTACAAACACGGAAGAAAGCGTTGGTTATCGGCAATCTGGCATGGATTGCGATCTAATCTGTACGGATTTCGCACAGGAGAATACTCTTCGCTAGTATATATTCTCAGGAAGCGCCCAGAATGA
- a CDS encoding OmpH family outer membrane protein: MKRLLLALVVILTWSCQQDKIGYVNNVRLMDGYKEKVAVEERFAERRKAFDMKRDSISRQFQMEAEAIEAQIQSMSQTKAQETYAALQQKGQQIGQQLQQQEQQLQLMGQADMDSVVEKVKREITAFGKANGYTYILGGGEGGSVLFGAESKDLTDEILKVLNEEKQQ; the protein is encoded by the coding sequence ATGAAAAGATTACTTCTCGCATTAGTTGTTATTTTGACCTGGTCATGCCAGCAAGATAAAATTGGATATGTTAACAATGTCCGATTGATGGATGGATATAAAGAAAAAGTTGCGGTAGAAGAGCGTTTTGCAGAAAGGAGAAAAGCTTTTGACATGAAAAGGGATAGTATCTCCAGACAATTTCAAATGGAAGCAGAGGCAATAGAAGCGCAGATTCAATCTATGAGTCAGACAAAAGCTCAGGAAACGTATGCAGCCCTACAGCAGAAAGGGCAGCAGATCGGGCAGCAACTTCAACAACAAGAACAGCAGTTACAATTGATGGGACAAGCCGATATGGATAGCGTAGTTGAAAAAGTAAAGCGCGAGATAACAGCATTCGGTAAAGCCAACGGCTACACCTATATTCTCGGCGGAGGAGAAGGTGGAAGCGTTTTATTTGGAGCAGAATCCAAGGATCTTACCGATGAAATTCTCAAAGTCCTTAATGAGGAAAAGCAACAATAA
- a CDS encoding DoxX family protein, whose translation MDTIIQNAAVLLLLLFIIITFLQSGMDKVVDWKGNLAWLKGHFSKSPFRNVVPLLLVVITCMELIAGALSLIGFVQILNAESFFYAEAGAVIACLTLLMLLFGQRIAKDYEGAKTIVIYFIPAIILVVLLQLS comes from the coding sequence ATGGATACCATAATTCAGAATGCAGCCGTCCTGCTTCTTTTACTTTTTATTATCATCACATTCTTGCAAAGTGGTATGGATAAGGTAGTTGATTGGAAAGGGAATTTGGCTTGGCTGAAAGGGCATTTTTCAAAATCTCCCTTTCGCAATGTAGTGCCCCTTCTCCTTGTCGTGATCACTTGTATGGAACTGATTGCGGGCGCATTGAGTTTAATCGGTTTTGTTCAGATATTGAACGCCGAGAGTTTTTTCTATGCAGAAGCAGGAGCTGTAATCGCCTGTCTAACCTTGCTGATGCTCTTGTTCGGACAACGTATAGCAAAGGACTACGAGGGGGCGAAAACTATCGTCATCTATTTTATTCCTGCGATAATCCTGGTGGTGTTACTGCAATTGAGCTGA
- a CDS encoding ATP-binding protein, with amino-acid sequence MMFKDILGLPHIKNHLTHSADSGRIPHAQLFVGPEGSGTLPVALAYAQYILCGNSSSENNNGNEACNIKCNSFSHPDLHFTFPVSNTDRIKSHAVSDNFLPEWRRFLKEDPYGSLFDWYRYIGIEKKQGQIGVDEAVEIVKKLSLKSYEGGYKVMIIWMAERMNTSAANKLLKLLEEPPNKTIFLLVAEDEEKILQTIRSRCQLLHFPPLPEQAIAQALVERGVPREEAGHLAHESNGNFNKALELMNKDSEELIFERWFVQWVRSAFQAKGKKGAIHELILWSEEVAKTGRETQKNFLKYCMAVFRQAMLVNYQANSLAYMKIRVDGFQFDKFAGFVHENNVLKIMEELEEAIYHVERNGNSKIILTDLSIKLTRLLHKSAA; translated from the coding sequence ATGATGTTTAAGGACATTTTAGGCCTCCCTCATATAAAGAATCACCTCACCCACAGTGCGGATTCGGGGCGTATTCCCCACGCACAACTCTTTGTTGGACCAGAGGGTTCTGGCACTCTTCCCGTTGCTCTTGCTTACGCTCAATATATTCTATGTGGAAACTCATCAAGTGAAAACAACAATGGAAATGAGGCTTGCAACATCAAATGCAATTCATTTTCTCATCCTGATCTCCATTTTACTTTTCCGGTTTCAAACACAGACCGTATTAAAAGTCATGCCGTAAGCGACAACTTCCTCCCGGAGTGGAGGCGGTTCCTGAAGGAGGATCCTTATGGGAGCCTTTTTGATTGGTACAGGTATATTGGAATCGAGAAAAAACAAGGTCAGATCGGAGTTGATGAAGCCGTGGAAATTGTTAAAAAGCTCTCCTTAAAGTCGTACGAAGGAGGATACAAAGTAATGATCATCTGGATGGCTGAGCGGATGAATACTTCGGCGGCAAATAAATTGTTGAAACTGCTTGAAGAGCCGCCAAATAAGACTATTTTTTTATTGGTAGCAGAGGATGAGGAGAAAATCCTGCAGACCATTCGTTCGCGTTGTCAATTGCTGCATTTTCCTCCTCTTCCCGAGCAAGCTATTGCACAAGCCCTGGTAGAAAGAGGAGTGCCGCGTGAAGAAGCCGGCCATTTGGCTCATGAATCGAATGGAAATTTTAACAAGGCCCTGGAACTCATGAACAAGGATTCTGAGGAATTGATCTTTGAGAGGTGGTTTGTACAATGGGTGCGAAGTGCCTTCCAGGCCAAAGGAAAGAAAGGGGCGATTCACGAGCTGATTCTTTGGAGCGAGGAAGTGGCCAAAACAGGTCGCGAAACCCAGAAAAACTTCCTGAAGTATTGTATGGCTGTATTCAGACAAGCCATGTTGGTCAATTACCAGGCAAATTCTCTTGCCTATATGAAGATCAGGGTGGACGGATTTCAGTTTGATAAATTCGCCGGCTTTGTACACGAAAACAATGTGCTTAAAATTATGGAGGAACTCGAGGAGGCCATCTACCATGTGGAACGCAATGGTAACTCCAAGATCATACTTACCGACCTCTCCATAAAACTGACCCGATTATTACACAAATCAGCCGCCTAA
- a CDS encoding phosphoglycerate kinase, translating to MKTIDDIDFSNKKALIRVDFNVPLNSEFEVTDTNRIEAAKPSILKVLEDGGSAILMSHLGRPKGKVSQDLSLKHICETVSEIIGVEVKFVDDCVGERAEEAVKELENGEVLLLENLRFHAEEEQGDENFAKALSRLGDIYVNDAFGTAHRAHASTTIVAKYFPENKCFGYLLAKEIEAIEKVMRTGEKPITAILGGAKVSSKITIIENILSKVDHLIIGGGMTYTFVKAMGGKVGASICEDDKMQLALEILEKAKKEGVEVHLPVDVLAADSFSNDAQTQTVSVSSIPDNWQGLDAGPETLKIFKEVILASKTILWNGPVGVFEMENFAKGTIAVGNFIEEATKNGAFSLVGGGDSVAAVKQFGFEDKVSYVSTGGGAMLESLEGKTLPGIAAISEA from the coding sequence ATGAAAACGATTGACGATATTGATTTTTCTAATAAAAAGGCGCTAATCCGTGTCGATTTTAATGTTCCTCTAAACAGTGAATTCGAGGTAACAGATACCAACAGGATTGAAGCCGCGAAACCCAGCATCCTTAAAGTTTTAGAAGATGGGGGTAGTGCAATTTTAATGAGCCATTTGGGAAGACCCAAAGGGAAGGTCAGTCAGGATTTGTCTTTAAAACACATTTGCGAAACGGTAAGTGAGATCATTGGCGTGGAAGTGAAATTTGTAGATGATTGTGTTGGTGAGAGAGCAGAAGAGGCTGTAAAGGAACTTGAAAACGGAGAAGTCCTCCTGCTTGAGAATCTCCGGTTCCACGCAGAGGAAGAACAGGGAGATGAAAATTTCGCCAAAGCTCTATCCAGGCTTGGTGATATCTATGTAAATGATGCTTTTGGTACTGCGCACCGGGCACATGCTTCAACTACCATCGTCGCTAAATATTTTCCTGAAAACAAGTGTTTTGGATACCTGTTAGCTAAGGAAATAGAAGCGATAGAAAAGGTAATGCGCACCGGAGAGAAGCCTATAACAGCTATCCTTGGAGGAGCAAAAGTTTCATCCAAGATCACCATAATTGAAAATATCCTAAGCAAGGTAGACCACCTCATCATAGGCGGGGGAATGACTTACACCTTTGTTAAGGCAATGGGTGGAAAAGTTGGAGCTTCCATTTGCGAGGATGACAAGATGCAGCTGGCCCTTGAGATACTGGAGAAGGCCAAGAAAGAAGGTGTTGAGGTTCATCTTCCGGTTGATGTCTTGGCCGCAGACAGCTTTAGTAATGACGCACAGACGCAAACGGTTTCAGTAAGCAGTATTCCAGATAACTGGCAGGGACTAGATGCAGGACCGGAAACCCTCAAGATTTTTAAGGAGGTGATTTTAGCCTCAAAAACGATTCTCTGGAATGGGCCGGTCGGTGTTTTTGAGATGGAGAATTTTGCCAAAGGCACTATTGCAGTGGGAAATTTTATCGAAGAAGCAACCAAAAACGGTGCATTTTCCCTCGTAGGTGGGGGCGATTCCGTCGCTGCAGTAAAACAATTCGGTTTTGAGGACAAAGTGAGCTATGTTTCCACGGGCGGCGGCGCCATGCTCGAGAGTTTAGAGGGTAAGACCTTACCCGGGATAGCCGCAATATCAGAAGCCTAA
- a CDS encoding lytic transglycosylase domain-containing protein has product MILRNDVVELSRIDSLPSQENAAPTFIVKPDNTIELKDLAEASNYDSLWMKELYQSAQLSGQMYNLVGSMGEVISDTIAHQSVELDTELLKARLKALDEKTPFNIAYNPSLESVIKSFLIRKKDLMERMLTASQFYFPLFEQELDNHNIPLEIKYLAIVESALNPRAKSRVGATGLWQFMYSTGKMYDLDVSSYVDERSDPVKSTKAACQYLSKLYDIFGDWDLALAAYNSGPGNVNKAIRRSGGYTNYWNIRRNLPRETAGYLPAFLATMYLFEYAEEHGLKPVEAARPYFETDTVRVKRLITFDQISRMVEVSKEELTVLNPSYKLNIIPYLSDKKYTLRLPRREIGKFVTNEDSIYAFVEEELKSKESPLPQLVKADSRIRYRVKSGDYLGKIAERYGVGVSQIKNWNGLRSNNLRIGQRLTIYPRKPFVAATSPKSAVKTVNNSELKFHTVKEGDSLWTISQKYPGISIENLREWNGIRGNKLLPGTRLKLCECPS; this is encoded by the coding sequence TTGATCCTGAGGAACGATGTAGTTGAACTTTCAAGGATAGATTCTTTACCATCTCAAGAGAATGCGGCACCTACCTTTATAGTAAAGCCGGATAATACCATTGAATTAAAAGACCTTGCAGAGGCTTCAAATTACGACAGTTTATGGATGAAGGAACTGTATCAAAGTGCACAACTCTCAGGACAAATGTACAATCTGGTGGGAAGTATGGGGGAGGTTATTTCCGACACAATAGCGCATCAAAGCGTTGAACTTGACACGGAGTTGTTAAAAGCGCGACTTAAGGCATTAGATGAAAAAACACCATTCAACATTGCATACAACCCCTCTTTAGAATCTGTAATCAAATCCTTTCTGATTCGTAAAAAAGACCTGATGGAACGTATGCTAACGGCCAGTCAGTTTTACTTTCCACTATTTGAACAGGAACTGGACAACCACAACATACCCCTTGAGATAAAATATCTCGCTATTGTGGAATCTGCCCTCAATCCAAGGGCAAAGTCGCGTGTTGGTGCCACAGGTCTATGGCAGTTTATGTATAGTACAGGAAAGATGTACGACCTGGATGTGAGCAGTTATGTCGATGAGCGCAGCGATCCCGTAAAGTCTACCAAAGCTGCCTGTCAATACCTATCCAAGTTGTACGATATCTTCGGGGATTGGGATCTGGCCCTGGCCGCGTATAATTCCGGTCCCGGAAATGTGAACAAGGCGATAAGAAGATCAGGAGGCTACACCAATTACTGGAATATAAGAAGGAACCTGCCCCGTGAAACTGCAGGATATCTGCCCGCCTTTCTCGCCACGATGTACCTGTTTGAATACGCCGAGGAACACGGACTAAAACCCGTAGAGGCAGCACGCCCGTATTTTGAAACAGATACGGTTCGGGTAAAGCGACTGATAACATTTGATCAGATCAGCAGAATGGTCGAAGTAAGCAAAGAAGAACTCACAGTACTGAACCCCTCCTATAAACTAAACATCATTCCTTATTTATCAGATAAAAAATACACCTTGCGTTTGCCTAGAAGGGAAATCGGCAAATTTGTTACCAATGAAGATTCTATCTATGCTTTTGTAGAAGAAGAATTAAAGTCTAAAGAATCGCCTCTCCCTCAATTGGTCAAAGCTGATTCACGTATTAGGTACAGGGTAAAAAGCGGAGATTACCTCGGTAAAATTGCAGAACGTTACGGAGTGGGTGTTAGTCAGATTAAGAATTGGAATGGTTTGAGAAGTAATAACCTGAGGATTGGCCAACGCCTGACCATATATCCTAGGAAACCATTTGTGGCCGCCACTTCACCAAAAAGCGCCGTTAAAACGGTTAACAACAGCGAACTAAAGTTCCATACGGTTAAGGAAGGAGACTCTTTGTGGACCATTTCCCAAAAATATCCAGGAATTTCCATAGAAAATTTACGAGAATGGAACGGTATTCGCGGTAATAAGTTATTGCCGGGCACTAGGCTCAAACTTTGCGAGTGCCCATCTTAG
- a CDS encoding DUF4837 family protein codes for MKNFSLLLIALLLFSCNDGPKKKYLPESIGAINSLGVVISNDLWEGAVGDKLREHFAAPVVGLTWEEPLFSLEQMPQKVFTGTTRYRRAVLFVDLDTVNVAHLKTDLYAAPQEIGVIKGRTQEELITNIETYADEFIAAIKGMELEETQKRFLRSLSKDKILEEKFGVTFRLPSIYKLGKQEDNFVWIDREIQKGSMNIIAYEIPWESLDNDSTLVTDFIRMRDSIGEKYIPGPDIRNKKTYMTTEDAFAPHFFETEIDGHKALEARSIWDIENYPMAGPFLTFVIDDEANNRKLVVEGFTFAPATNKRDYMFELEAILRSVKFK; via the coding sequence ATGAAAAATTTCTCTCTGCTACTGATTGCTCTTCTTCTTTTTTCTTGTAACGATGGGCCAAAAAAGAAGTATCTGCCCGAGTCGATTGGGGCTATTAATAGCCTGGGCGTTGTGATCAGCAATGATCTTTGGGAAGGTGCGGTTGGAGATAAGCTCAGAGAGCATTTTGCTGCTCCCGTAGTTGGACTCACCTGGGAAGAACCTCTATTTAGCCTGGAGCAAATGCCACAAAAAGTGTTTACCGGAACTACCAGATACAGAAGGGCCGTATTATTTGTGGACCTGGATACGGTTAATGTGGCACATCTGAAAACTGATCTCTACGCTGCCCCTCAGGAAATAGGAGTGATCAAGGGCCGTACACAAGAGGAACTTATCACCAATATTGAAACCTATGCCGATGAGTTTATTGCAGCTATTAAAGGAATGGAGTTAGAGGAGACCCAGAAGCGTTTTCTTCGCTCACTGAGTAAGGATAAAATCTTAGAAGAAAAATTCGGGGTCACATTCAGGCTGCCATCCATCTATAAGTTGGGGAAACAGGAAGATAATTTCGTTTGGATAGACAGAGAAATTCAAAAAGGGAGTATGAATATCATTGCCTATGAAATCCCCTGGGAAAGTCTTGATAATGATTCTACTTTGGTAACTGATTTTATTAGAATGCGGGATTCAATAGGTGAAAAGTACATTCCCGGACCGGACATAAGGAATAAAAAGACCTACATGACCACTGAAGATGCCTTCGCTCCGCATTTCTTTGAAACGGAAATAGACGGGCATAAAGCCTTGGAAGCACGAAGTATTTGGGATATTGAGAACTACCCTATGGCAGGGCCTTTTTTAACCTTTGTCATCGATGACGAAGCTAATAATCGCAAACTGGTTGTAGAGGGCTTTACATTCGCTCCAGCCACCAATAAAAGGGATTATATGTTTGAATTGGAGGCGATCCTGAGATCTGTGAAGTTTAAATAA
- a CDS encoding DUF6747 family protein, protein MQKIILVKEIYVEAFRNWRNMFLKKYFKAFSWFCFALWLITMYAFIFRLSTGFAFD, encoded by the coding sequence ATGCAGAAAATTATACTCGTAAAAGAAATTTATGTAGAAGCATTCAGGAATTGGAGAAATATGTTCCTTAAGAAATATTTTAAGGCGTTTTCCTGGTTCTGTTTCGCTTTGTGGCTAATAACTATGTACGCCTTTATTTTCAGGCTGTCAACGGGCTTTGCCTTTGACTAA
- a CDS encoding DUF6747 family protein, which yields MKHILLIKEIYLEAFKNLGSFFIRNLFKIFTWFCLACLVIVLYAFIFRVATGFAFD from the coding sequence ATGAAACACATTTTACTCATAAAGGAAATTTACCTGGAGGCCTTTAAAAATCTGGGGTCATTTTTTATCAGAAACCTCTTTAAGATTTTTACCTGGTTTTGCCTCGCATGTTTAGTGATTGTACTCTACGCTTTCATTTTCAGAGTAGCTACAGGTTTCGCATTCGATTAA